In Armatimonadota bacterium, a single genomic region encodes these proteins:
- a CDS encoding response regulator transcription factor, whose amino-acid sequence MTLLIVDDEPAISETLEAKFRREGYTTFTAESAEDGMRLFKRVKPDLVILDIMLPNRSGFDFCRAVRKDNQTPIIFVSARADEEDRVRGLEMGADDYVVKPFNMSELAARVKAILRRAQGEPASEVIERGGLLIDPRTHEASIDGKPMTLSPKEFALLMFLAKNSGQVFTREALLDRVWGKDAYVTSRTVDVHIRWLRTRIEPDPNVPEKLVTVRGVGYKFMG is encoded by the coding sequence ATGACTCTACTGATTGTTGACGATGAGCCGGCGATCTCCGAAACTTTGGAAGCGAAGTTCCGACGCGAGGGGTATACGACGTTTACCGCCGAGAGTGCCGAGGACGGCATGCGGCTTTTCAAGCGGGTAAAACCCGACCTTGTGATTCTTGATATCATGTTGCCCAATCGTTCGGGCTTTGATTTTTGCCGGGCAGTTCGCAAGGATAACCAGACGCCAATTATCTTTGTTTCCGCGAGAGCCGACGAAGAGGATCGAGTTCGGGGCCTGGAAATGGGAGCGGATGATTATGTTGTTAAGCCATTCAACATGTCCGAACTTGCGGCACGGGTGAAGGCGATTCTGCGGCGCGCTCAAGGCGAACCCGCGAGCGAAGTCATCGAACGTGGCGGCCTATTGATCGACCCACGCACTCACGAAGCGAGCATCGATGGAAAGCCAATGACTCTTTCACCGAAAGAGTTTGCGCTGCTCATGTTTCTTGCCAAGAACTCCGGTCAGGTTTTTACTCGCGAAGCCCTTTTGGATCGAGTTTGGGGGAAGGATGCTTACGTTACTTCCAGAACTGTGGATGTCCACATCCGCTGGCTTCGAACCCGAATTGAGCCAGACCCGAACGTTCCCGAGAAACTCGTGACCGTCCGGGGTGTTGGCTACAAGTTCATGGGTTAG
- a CDS encoding NAD(P)-dependent alcohol dehydrogenase → MSFPTRAFAAQSATSSLELWSLERRALGADDVLIDILFCGVCHSDLHQARDEWGGSVFPMVPGHEIVGKVLSVGSGVSKWKVGDTVGVGVFVDSCRTCPQCVAGEEQYCDEGMTGTYNAQARDGSGPTYGGYSTQIVIQEHYIVSIPEGLPLDAAAPLLCAGITTYSPLRYFGVKPGDSVAVVGLGGLGHMGVKFAKAFGAHVTVLSHSPSKREAALALGADDFLATGDEAVFSENRKKFDFILDTVSADHDLNSYLGLLKLNGTMVLVGLPNPSPVSAFSLIGGRRSLAGSMIGGIRETQEMLNFCAARGITSDIEVISMDYINTAYERMLKSDIRYRFVIDLASLKG, encoded by the coding sequence ATGAGCTTCCCTACTCGTGCCTTCGCCGCCCAATCAGCCACTTCATCTCTTGAGCTTTGGAGTCTTGAGCGGAGAGCGCTGGGAGCTGATGATGTTCTTATCGACATTCTGTTCTGTGGCGTCTGCCACAGCGACCTGCACCAGGCTCGCGACGAGTGGGGCGGATCCGTTTTCCCGATGGTACCGGGGCACGAGATCGTTGGAAAAGTTCTCTCCGTTGGATCAGGCGTTTCGAAGTGGAAGGTTGGAGACACGGTGGGAGTTGGAGTTTTTGTTGATTCGTGCCGAACCTGTCCTCAATGCGTTGCCGGCGAGGAGCAGTACTGCGACGAAGGCATGACTGGCACGTACAACGCTCAGGCTCGCGACGGTTCGGGGCCGACCTACGGTGGCTACTCAACCCAAATCGTCATTCAGGAGCACTATATCGTGTCGATTCCAGAGGGACTCCCGTTGGATGCCGCGGCTCCGCTGCTATGTGCTGGTATCACCACGTACTCGCCGTTGCGCTACTTCGGCGTGAAGCCCGGCGACTCGGTCGCAGTAGTTGGTCTCGGAGGACTCGGGCACATGGGTGTCAAGTTTGCGAAAGCGTTCGGTGCTCATGTCACGGTACTCAGCCACTCACCGTCGAAACGCGAGGCAGCTTTGGCACTCGGTGCTGACGACTTCCTCGCGACGGGTGATGAAGCGGTGTTCTCGGAGAATCGGAAAAAGTTCGACTTCATTCTGGACACAGTTTCTGCTGATCACGACCTCAATTCGTATCTCGGGCTTTTGAAACTCAATGGCACGATGGTTCTTGTCGGCCTACCAAATCCGTCTCCGGTCAGCGCGTTCTCGCTCATAGGCGGACGACGTTCACTCGCTGGATCGATGATCGGGGGCATCCGGGAGACTCAGGAAATGCTCAACTTCTGCGCGGCGAGAGGCATTACGAGCGACATCGAAGTGATTTCGATGGATTACATCAACACCGCATACGAGCGGATGTTGAAGAGCGACATTCGGTACCGCTTCGTGATCGATCTGGCTTCGCTCAAGGGGTGA
- a CDS encoding YtxH domain-containing protein gives MSIFDKAKEMAEKAADVAGDLKDKAVDVAGDVKDKTVDVAGDVKDKVEDVAGDAKEAAGGLLGKVGGVLGDLKDKAVEVAENVTGKDLNKDGVIGSAAVEVEEATETTEA, from the coding sequence ATGAGCATATTTGACAAGGCAAAAGAAATGGCCGAGAAAGCCGCCGACGTAGCAGGCGACCTCAAAGACAAAGCAGTCGACGTGGCTGGCGACGTGAAGGACAAGACCGTCGACGTAGCCGGAGACGTGAAGGACAAAGTCGAAGATGTAGCCGGAGATGCAAAGGAAGCCGCTGGTGGCCTCCTCGGCAAAGTAGGCGGAGTCCTCGGAGATCTCAAGGACAAGGCAGTCGAAGTCGCTGAGAACGTCACCGGCAAAGACCTCAACAAAGACGGCGTCATCGGCTCCGCTGCTGTGGAAGTCGAAGAAGCTACCGAAACCACCGAAGCCTAA
- a CDS encoding PEP-CTERM sorting domain-containing protein: MKIAILPSLLVGTLAIAGSAQAIDLTFTGMSLPDAKTASISVNGSGFTSVYAGQLNFSSSSGSLSSYCADALSFLDNTSNSYSASSLTLTPNTNLGKAGTILANNQATALTSAQQAGLQLAVWEAIYDGGSTFDASGAKFQAKNVSSEILGFASQYYGTYCVTPTNSVTYFGTTEKGGQSQMTAVPEPMTMTALGLGSLALLRRRRKSA; the protein is encoded by the coding sequence ATGAAAATTGCAATCCTCCCATCGCTTTTGGTCGGCACCCTTGCTATCGCAGGTTCAGCGCAGGCCATTGACCTCACCTTTACGGGTATGAGCTTGCCAGATGCAAAGACTGCATCGATCTCTGTAAACGGAAGTGGCTTCACTTCGGTCTATGCTGGTCAGCTCAACTTCTCTTCAAGTAGCGGCTCCTTGAGCAGCTATTGTGCCGATGCACTGTCCTTTTTGGACAATACTTCGAACAGCTATTCAGCTAGCTCCCTCACCTTGACGCCGAACACCAATCTTGGCAAAGCTGGCACCATTCTTGCCAACAACCAAGCAACAGCCCTGACGTCTGCTCAGCAAGCGGGACTTCAGCTCGCCGTATGGGAAGCTATCTACGACGGCGGATCGACATTCGACGCTTCTGGCGCTAAGTTTCAGGCGAAAAACGTGAGCTCGGAAATCCTGGGCTTTGCTTCGCAGTACTACGGAACTTACTGCGTCACTCCGACGAACAGTGTCACATATTTCGGCACCACTGAAAAGGGTGGCCAATCTCAGATGACCGCAGTTCCGGAGCCGATGACGATGACCGCGCTAGGACTTGGCTCACTCGCCCTGCTACGACGCCGACGCAAGTCGGCCTAA
- a CDS encoding N-formylglutamate amidohydrolase, with protein sequence MVHLAALLLLDDDPLIVIQKGDLPIIISAPHGGRLTVPNCPLRTNKAAPQFVTVLDTNSDKLAEETAKELEELTGKKPWLVIAKFSRKYVDANRPEKDGAESEAGTAVYRKYHEALRKAVDATRIQPGALLIDIHSQGKVSDTVFRGTGNLTSLRNKSLGPFSGAKGFLAILESRGLKVEPSIKDADQKENPAFNGGWITRSYGASAEKGIDAIQLEFGADLRSKDKLTSTAKTIAIAIKSHLENGSK encoded by the coding sequence ATGGTTCACCTTGCGGCACTCTTGCTTCTGGATGACGATCCTTTGATCGTCATCCAGAAGGGTGATCTACCGATCATCATTTCTGCTCCCCATGGTGGCCGGCTTACAGTCCCAAACTGTCCGCTCCGAACAAACAAGGCCGCCCCCCAGTTCGTGACCGTCCTCGATACCAACTCCGACAAACTTGCCGAAGAGACGGCGAAGGAACTCGAAGAGCTCACCGGCAAGAAGCCCTGGCTGGTCATCGCTAAGTTCAGCCGGAAGTATGTCGATGCCAACCGGCCGGAAAAGGATGGCGCCGAAAGCGAGGCGGGAACTGCCGTCTACCGCAAGTACCATGAAGCACTTCGGAAGGCAGTGGACGCCACCCGGATTCAGCCTGGTGCTCTGCTCATTGACATCCACTCGCAAGGAAAAGTGAGCGATACGGTGTTTCGTGGAACCGGAAATCTCACTTCGCTTCGAAATAAGTCTCTCGGCCCGTTCTCTGGAGCCAAGGGATTCTTGGCGATTTTGGAGAGTAGAGGACTGAAAGTTGAACCCTCCATCAAGGATGCCGATCAAAAGGAGAATCCCGCTTTCAATGGAGGCTGGATCACGAGAAGCTACGGCGCAAGTGCTGAAAAGGGGATCGATGCGATCCAATTGGAATTTGGCGCAGACTTGCGGTCGAAAGACAAACTTACCAGCACGGCCAAGACCATCGCGATAGCGATCAAATCGCACCTTGAAAACGGCTCGAAGTGA
- a CDS encoding DUF2807 domain-containing protein — protein MKGLILLPIGILALGGYVYAGSHLAQGTYAAVKGNGKLKTENRSVPAYTKVVIGSAFEGQFFESTPGPLTISAESNILPLIETKVENETLFVNVKGSVSTRKGFRITGRTAKLAAFEAGGAAKMELKNIGRHALKLEASGASKVSVFGTPSSLDVDASGASEIAFGTLTLESLIVELSGASKLSLAGTTKSANISASGASNFTGNISGEKFKAVASGASKVEIKGHFNTSTTSASGASSISKPY, from the coding sequence ATGAAAGGTCTCATTCTCCTTCCCATCGGAATCCTCGCTCTCGGTGGATATGTCTACGCTGGATCGCACCTTGCCCAAGGTACGTACGCTGCCGTCAAAGGCAACGGAAAGCTCAAGACTGAGAACCGATCTGTTCCGGCATACACTAAAGTCGTCATAGGCTCCGCATTCGAAGGTCAATTCTTCGAGAGCACTCCCGGCCCACTAACCATCAGTGCCGAATCAAACATTTTGCCGCTGATTGAGACGAAAGTTGAAAACGAAACCCTATTCGTTAATGTCAAAGGTTCGGTGAGCACTCGAAAAGGATTCAGGATCACTGGTCGAACCGCAAAGCTAGCCGCATTCGAAGCTGGGGGCGCGGCCAAAATGGAACTCAAAAACATTGGTCGACACGCACTAAAGCTCGAAGCCTCTGGTGCAAGTAAGGTGAGTGTGTTCGGTACACCTTCAAGTTTGGACGTTGATGCATCCGGAGCGAGCGAAATCGCATTTGGGACACTCACCCTCGAATCACTGATTGTAGAACTCTCGGGAGCCTCGAAACTTAGCCTCGCGGGAACAACCAAGTCAGCGAACATCAGCGCATCCGGTGCGAGCAACTTCACCGGAAACATCTCTGGTGAAAAGTTCAAAGCGGTTGCCTCGGGAGCTTCAAAAGTGGAGATAAAGGGGCATTTCAACACCTCCACCACCAGCGCTAGCGGTGCTTCAAGCATTTCCAAGCCCTACTGA
- a CDS encoding Nif3-like dinuclear metal center hexameric protein, giving the protein MLTVQDVLRTLESFTPVRWAFDFDNVGLLVGSKSAPVTRIIIALDPSPALINQAIAQKAELVITHHPILWSGTKSITDAKDDTAFALSLAKHGISHIAAHTNWDAAPGGINDTLAGLLGLQNLNSFGSAASVPYSKIIVFCQLEQEDILLDVMAEHGAGNIGNYRRCGFKAHGVGTFEPLPGSNPSVGRIGKSDEIEETKIEMICPTHRVSDVISAMIEKHNYEQPAFDVIPLAPLEEQPCGRIGSLASPITLQQFITETNTALGTFSMAWGDPQRMIEKVAVVGGAADSDWRHALDAGADVFVTGEVKHNVSIEATNAGLAIVAAGHFATENPGMKALADQLSLRLPAIKTSHFEPSAGQFGCPI; this is encoded by the coding sequence ATGCTGACCGTCCAAGACGTCCTCCGAACCCTCGAATCCTTTACCCCCGTTCGATGGGCGTTCGATTTCGATAACGTCGGCCTCCTCGTCGGCTCAAAATCCGCCCCGGTCACCAGAATCATCATCGCCCTTGACCCGAGTCCTGCACTCATCAACCAAGCCATTGCCCAGAAAGCTGAGCTCGTCATCACCCACCACCCCATCCTCTGGAGCGGCACAAAGTCGATCACCGACGCCAAAGACGATACCGCCTTCGCCCTATCTCTGGCAAAACACGGGATCTCACACATCGCCGCCCATACCAACTGGGATGCTGCTCCGGGCGGAATCAACGACACCCTCGCCGGTCTCCTCGGTCTCCAAAATCTCAACTCATTCGGTTCCGCCGCAAGCGTTCCGTACAGCAAGATCATCGTCTTCTGTCAGCTCGAACAAGAAGACATTCTCCTCGATGTGATGGCTGAACACGGGGCGGGAAACATTGGTAACTACCGCCGATGCGGATTCAAGGCCCACGGAGTAGGCACGTTTGAGCCGCTTCCTGGCTCAAACCCCTCCGTCGGCAGAATCGGAAAGTCTGACGAAATCGAAGAAACCAAGATCGAAATGATCTGCCCAACCCACCGAGTCTCCGACGTCATCTCCGCAATGATCGAGAAGCACAACTACGAGCAACCCGCCTTCGACGTGATCCCGCTTGCTCCGCTCGAAGAGCAACCTTGTGGCCGAATCGGCTCTCTAGCCAGTCCGATCACACTACAACAATTCATCACCGAAACCAACACCGCACTTGGAACATTCAGCATGGCCTGGGGTGACCCCCAACGAATGATCGAGAAAGTCGCCGTAGTCGGGGGAGCCGCCGATAGTGACTGGCGCCACGCCCTCGACGCCGGAGCCGATGTCTTCGTCACGGGAGAAGTGAAGCACAATGTCTCAATCGAAGCCACCAACGCCGGCCTCGCCATCGTTGCCGCCGGGCACTTCGCCACCGAAAACCCCGGCATGAAGGCACTGGCGGACCAACTCAGCCTGCGTCTTCCGGCGATAAAGACCAGTCACTTTGAACCCTCCGCTGGGCAATTTGGCTGCCCGATCTAA
- a CDS encoding type II toxin-antitoxin system VapC family toxin, with translation MLLDTCFLIDLAKGDSGALKFIFRAGERKLHVCPIVIGEFLVPFAPNPQPGLTFLQSFEVLPTDELVAAKYAQLINRLGRQKTVGGTNDIWIAATAVVNNVSLITRNTSDFSKIPELQLLSY, from the coding sequence TTGCTTCTTGACACCTGCTTCCTCATCGACTTAGCGAAAGGCGACTCTGGCGCCCTTAAGTTCATCTTTCGAGCTGGCGAGCGCAAACTACACGTTTGCCCCATCGTCATCGGCGAGTTCCTAGTTCCGTTCGCGCCAAACCCCCAGCCCGGGCTGACCTTCCTTCAAAGTTTCGAGGTCCTACCAACCGACGAGCTAGTCGCCGCAAAATACGCTCAACTAATCAACCGACTTGGTCGCCAAAAAACCGTTGGCGGAACCAACGACATCTGGATCGCCGCGACCGCAGTTGTAAACAACGTCAGCTTGATAACCAGAAACACGTCGGACTTCTCCAAAATCCCTGAACTCCAACTCCTCAGCTACTAA
- a CDS encoding NAD(P)/FAD-dependent oxidoreductase — protein sequence MNLVDVTVIGGGPCGLFASFYAGLRGMSVRVIDSLPELGGQLMALYPEKYIFDMPGFPKVLAKDLARDLIAQGTQFHPKLVLENTAVSAEDCGDHWLLRTDKGLELPTRTVIISAGPGAFSPTKIGVEREEEFVGKSVFYGVRDRSIFTGKKLLIVGGGDSAFDWAMNLNDICESITLVHRRDVFKAHDHSVEVVKNSSVRMKLFYVVKELHGSDGKLEAVTLENTQTKELERVEADAICVNIGFKSSLGPLKEWGLEIEKNQIKVDSKYETNLARIFAVGDVATYGSKLKLIATGVGEAATAVCFAKTYIDPEAKLFPGHSSDMEL from the coding sequence ATGAATCTCGTTGATGTAACTGTTATTGGCGGCGGCCCCTGCGGGTTGTTCGCATCGTTTTATGCTGGCCTGCGCGGGATGTCCGTGCGAGTTATCGATTCCCTTCCCGAACTCGGTGGGCAATTGATGGCACTTTATCCCGAGAAGTACATCTTTGATATGCCGGGGTTTCCGAAAGTTCTGGCCAAGGACTTGGCGAGAGATTTGATCGCTCAGGGGACGCAGTTCCATCCGAAGTTGGTGCTTGAGAATACGGCGGTTTCGGCGGAGGATTGTGGTGATCATTGGCTGTTGCGGACGGATAAGGGGCTTGAGCTACCTACTCGTACGGTGATTATCTCGGCGGGACCGGGAGCGTTTTCTCCGACGAAGATTGGGGTTGAGCGGGAAGAAGAGTTTGTGGGGAAGAGCGTCTTCTACGGGGTTCGAGACCGCTCGATCTTTACCGGGAAGAAGCTGCTGATTGTTGGTGGCGGAGATTCGGCGTTTGACTGGGCGATGAACCTGAACGACATCTGCGAGAGCATTACGTTGGTTCACCGGCGAGATGTGTTTAAGGCCCATGACCATTCGGTTGAAGTTGTTAAGAACTCGAGCGTTCGGATGAAGCTGTTCTATGTTGTTAAGGAGCTTCATGGCTCGGATGGAAAGCTCGAGGCGGTGACGCTGGAGAACACCCAGACGAAGGAACTCGAGCGGGTTGAGGCGGATGCTATTTGCGTGAACATTGGCTTTAAGTCTTCGCTCGGTCCCTTGAAGGAATGGGGGCTGGAGATTGAGAAGAATCAGATCAAGGTTGACTCGAAGTACGAGACGAACCTGGCGCGAATCTTTGCGGTGGGGGATGTTGCGACTTACGGGTCGAAGCTAAAGTTGATTGCGACGGGGGTTGGTGAGGCGGCGACGGCGGTTTGCTTTGCGAAGACGTACATCGATCCGGAAGCGAAGCTGTTTCCGGGGCATAGCAGCGATATGGAGTTGTAG
- a CDS encoding alpha/beta hydrolase-fold protein, with amino-acid sequence MKSGIVALAFLAGVGTTLVVAQNQAAKPNPDSFYKLGPDSQVKEGVPRGEIKGPFMLPSTAYPGTQHTYWVYVPAQYDAKKPASLMVFQDGHAHVGPDGGFRASVVMDNLIFRREIPVMLGIFINPGRRPDQDEPSAQRGWGDGFTNRGQEYNALDDKYARVVTDEIVPEVEKTYSISKDPEQRGIGGTSSGAIAAFGVAWHRPDSFRKVLSIVGSFTNIRGGHQYPDIISKEKKKPIRVFLCDGRNDLRGVRDGKYDATWDWYLQNVRMKDALTKKGYDLNYTWGINNHGGAFGGQILPDMMRWLWRDAQKDITDPNDQIERSLRAPGMDH; translated from the coding sequence ATGAAGAGCGGTATCGTCGCCCTCGCATTCCTTGCCGGTGTCGGCACAACCCTCGTCGTGGCCCAAAACCAAGCCGCAAAGCCAAACCCCGATTCTTTCTACAAGCTCGGTCCTGATTCTCAGGTCAAAGAAGGCGTGCCCAGGGGCGAAATCAAAGGGCCCTTCATGCTCCCGAGTACCGCTTATCCCGGAACCCAGCACACGTACTGGGTGTATGTTCCTGCGCAATATGACGCCAAGAAACCCGCTTCGCTGATGGTCTTCCAAGACGGCCACGCCCACGTCGGACCTGACGGCGGGTTCCGGGCCAGCGTCGTCATGGACAACCTGATCTTCCGCCGAGAAATTCCGGTCATGCTGGGTATCTTCATCAATCCTGGTCGCCGACCTGACCAAGATGAACCGTCCGCGCAGCGCGGCTGGGGTGACGGCTTTACCAACCGCGGTCAAGAGTACAACGCTCTTGACGATAAATACGCCAGGGTCGTGACGGACGAAATTGTTCCTGAAGTCGAGAAGACCTACAGTATCAGCAAGGACCCTGAGCAGCGCGGAATCGGTGGAACAAGCTCAGGAGCGATCGCCGCATTCGGCGTAGCCTGGCACCGCCCGGACTCCTTCCGGAAAGTGCTGAGCATCGTCGGCTCGTTTACCAACATCCGGGGTGGCCACCAGTACCCCGACATCATCTCGAAGGAGAAGAAGAAGCCGATTCGGGTCTTCCTTTGTGATGGTCGAAATGACCTGCGTGGTGTCCGCGACGGGAAATACGATGCCACCTGGGATTGGTATTTACAAAATGTTCGCATGAAGGACGCCCTTACCAAAAAGGGATACGACCTGAACTACACGTGGGGCATCAATAACCATGGCGGAGCCTTTGGTGGCCAAATCCTCCCCGACATGATGCGCTGGCTCTGGCGAGACGCCCAAAAGGACATCACCGATCCTAACGACCAGATTGAACGGAGCTTGCGGGCACCAGGGATGGACCACTAA
- a CDS encoding antitoxin VapB family protein, whose amino-acid sequence MATKTISIELDVYDWLVASREHPSESFSQVIRRMKKSGEKWTGNSLYKAITLGELKLEITPEQEAMILNQDRVEDIAS is encoded by the coding sequence ATGGCCACAAAGACAATTAGCATAGAACTCGATGTCTACGACTGGCTCGTCGCCAGCCGCGAACACCCAAGCGAATCCTTCTCCCAAGTGATCAGGCGAATGAAGAAGAGCGGCGAAAAATGGACCGGAAACTCACTCTACAAAGCTATCACCCTGGGAGAGCTTAAACTCGAGATCACTCCTGAGCAGGAAGCAATGATTCTCAATCAGGACAGGGTCGAAGACATTGCTTCTTGA
- a CDS encoding DUF1385 domain-containing protein, whose product MSKDEFLSVGGQAIIEGVMMRSPKYFAVACRAPNGELVVKAEPLEKTWIGRQKWLKTPFLRGSWALLDAMSLGIRAMKFASDIQLAPEYQKPEDKVVDAAEEVTKNSQPVASKAIQDGVVAGTIVVSLAFSLFLFKYLPQVGGTTLRQKFDLGPQVTNLLVETIKFAFFIGYLLLISQMKQVKEVFKYHGAEHKAINTWEAEQELTLENCKAQTRLHPRCGTSFAIIVLLLGFVIFPWIPRFEDHFTQFKGNTLMIALGNFLYHIAVLPFIAGIAYELLRFAGKFRDNAAIMVMFKPGLWTQLITTSEPRDDQIEVALDSLKACLAGEETLKAK is encoded by the coding sequence ATGTCCAAGGATGAATTCCTAAGTGTTGGCGGTCAAGCGATTATCGAGGGAGTGATGATGCGGTCGCCGAAGTACTTCGCAGTGGCTTGTCGCGCTCCGAATGGGGAGTTGGTTGTGAAGGCCGAGCCTTTGGAGAAGACTTGGATTGGTCGGCAGAAGTGGCTGAAGACGCCGTTTTTGCGCGGGTCGTGGGCGTTGCTCGATGCGATGTCGCTCGGGATTCGGGCGATGAAGTTTGCTTCGGATATTCAGTTGGCTCCGGAGTATCAGAAGCCGGAGGATAAGGTTGTGGATGCGGCGGAAGAGGTGACGAAGAACTCACAGCCGGTAGCGTCAAAGGCGATTCAGGACGGTGTCGTCGCCGGAACCATTGTCGTATCCCTGGCATTTAGTCTCTTCTTGTTCAAATATCTTCCCCAGGTCGGAGGGACTACTCTTCGCCAAAAGTTCGACCTCGGGCCACAGGTGACGAACCTTCTCGTCGAGACGATCAAGTTCGCGTTTTTCATCGGCTATCTTCTGCTCATTAGCCAGATGAAGCAGGTGAAGGAAGTCTTTAAGTATCACGGCGCAGAGCATAAGGCGATCAACACTTGGGAAGCGGAGCAGGAGTTGACGCTGGAGAACTGTAAGGCTCAGACTCGCTTGCACCCTCGTTGTGGAACCTCCTTTGCGATTATTGTTTTGCTCCTCGGGTTTGTGATCTTCCCGTGGATTCCACGGTTTGAGGATCACTTCACGCAGTTCAAGGGCAATACCCTGATGATCGCGCTGGGCAACTTCCTTTATCACATCGCAGTTCTGCCGTTCATCGCGGGGATTGCCTATGAACTCCTTCGCTTCGCGGGAAAGTTTCGGGACAACGCGGCAATTATGGTGATGTTCAAGCCGGGGCTGTGGACGCAGTTGATCACGACCTCGGAGCCACGCGATGACCAAATCGAGGTCGCTTTGGATTCGCTGAAAGCTTGCCTTGCGGGCGAAGAGACTTTGAAGGCTAAATAA
- the gltX gene encoding glutamate--tRNA ligase — MPVRVRFAPSPTGLLHVGALRTVLYDYLLRQKEGGSCILRIEDTDRSRYNPDSEHEFVETLRWVGIEFDEGPHVGGPHAPYRQSERQALGIYASKIAELEASGHAYKAFDTQEEIEQMREFQQINKVQIGYYGGDWRDADAAKVEAAIAEGKPYVIRLKVPRDRKIVVQDLIRGRVEFDSNTLPDPVLIKADGMPTYHFAAMVDDHLMEITHVLRGEEWISTSPIHWLIFEAFGWTPPIFVHCPVIVGADGKKLSKRHGATRVLDYMAQGYLKSALKNFIALIGWSPGDDREAMSEPELISAFALSGLQPSPGKFDIEKLKWLNGHTIRSMSAEQVLAEIEGLYAEEHTKGFWENFVDEEVLPNQKPRDGRAIFEKFEKFVLFARTNREYALECIKLEQERVTNLIEFGEACEFFIVEEPPMDPKAVEKWFGQPHARALFEHIRSACGASALSPDEMKAALVAFQEANGIEKLGPIVHPTRVALTGKTFGPGLFELMSVLGPDRIVKRIDRALSML, encoded by the coding sequence ATGCCAGTCCGCGTTCGATTTGCGCCAAGCCCAACGGGGCTCCTTCATGTGGGAGCTTTGCGTACGGTTCTGTACGACTATTTGTTGCGGCAAAAGGAAGGCGGCTCGTGTATTTTGCGGATCGAGGACACGGATCGGAGTCGTTATAACCCGGACAGCGAGCATGAGTTTGTGGAGACTCTGCGGTGGGTGGGGATTGAGTTTGACGAGGGGCCGCACGTGGGTGGACCTCATGCGCCTTATCGGCAGTCGGAGCGTCAGGCTTTGGGGATTTATGCTTCGAAGATCGCCGAGCTAGAGGCTTCTGGTCACGCCTATAAGGCGTTTGATACTCAGGAAGAGATCGAGCAGATGCGCGAGTTTCAGCAGATCAACAAGGTCCAGATCGGCTACTACGGCGGGGATTGGCGTGATGCTGATGCCGCGAAAGTTGAGGCGGCGATTGCGGAGGGTAAGCCTTATGTCATCCGGCTAAAGGTTCCTCGGGATCGAAAGATCGTTGTTCAGGATTTGATCCGTGGGCGGGTTGAGTTTGACTCGAATACCTTGCCGGATCCGGTTTTGATCAAGGCGGATGGGATGCCGACTTACCACTTTGCGGCGATGGTGGATGACCACCTCATGGAGATCACCCATGTTCTGCGGGGCGAGGAGTGGATTTCGACTTCGCCAATTCACTGGCTGATTTTTGAGGCGTTTGGCTGGACTCCGCCGATTTTTGTTCACTGTCCAGTGATTGTAGGTGCGGATGGCAAGAAGCTGTCGAAGCGGCATGGGGCGACTCGGGTTCTGGACTACATGGCGCAGGGGTACCTGAAGTCGGCGCTGAAAAACTTTATTGCGCTGATTGGATGGTCGCCGGGGGATGATCGGGAGGCGATGTCGGAGCCGGAGTTGATTTCGGCTTTTGCGCTTTCGGGGCTTCAGCCGAGTCCGGGCAAGTTCGATATTGAGAAGCTGAAGTGGCTGAACGGCCACACGATTCGGTCGATGAGTGCCGAGCAGGTTTTGGCGGAGATCGAGGGCTTGTACGCTGAGGAGCACACGAAGGGATTCTGGGAGAACTTTGTTGATGAGGAGGTCTTGCCGAATCAGAAACCTCGCGATGGACGGGCGATTTTTGAAAAGTTCGAGAAGTTCGTTCTTTTTGCCCGGACGAATCGGGAGTATGCGCTGGAGTGCATTAAGCTGGAGCAGGAGCGCGTGACGAACCTGATCGAGTTTGGCGAGGCTTGCGAGTTCTTCATTGTTGAGGAGCCGCCGATGGATCCGAAGGCGGTTGAGAAGTGGTTTGGCCAGCCTCATGCGCGCGCTTTGTTCGAGCACATTCGTTCTGCTTGTGGTGCCTCGGCTCTGTCGCCGGATGAGATGAAAGCGGCTTTGGTGGCTTTCCAGGAAGCAAACGGGATTGAGAAGTTGGGGCCGATTGTTCACCCGACGCGGGTTGCTTTGACGGGCAAGACGTTTGGGCCGGGATTGTTTGAGCTGATGTCTGTTCTAGGTCCGGATCGGATTGTGAAGCGGATCGATCGGGCACTTTCGATGCTATGA